In Sporichthya polymorpha DSM 43042, a genomic segment contains:
- a CDS encoding SRPBCC family protein: MRAFTESVTVHIQAPPRAVWDLITDVTRIGEFSPETLEGRWIDGATGPAVGAKFQGHVKRNGRGPMYWTTCRITRCEPERDFAFVVEVPGMGAGVNTWRYQLAPAPGPDGTDGTDVTESFELTPSLFLKIYWLLAGPFRAKTNIRGMTETLHRIKAVAEKSPTN; encoded by the coding sequence ATGCGGGCGTTCACCGAATCGGTCACAGTTCACATACAAGCCCCACCCCGGGCGGTGTGGGACCTCATCACGGATGTGACACGGATCGGGGAATTCTCCCCCGAAACCCTGGAAGGCCGCTGGATCGATGGCGCGACCGGACCGGCGGTCGGCGCGAAGTTCCAGGGTCACGTCAAGCGCAACGGCCGCGGCCCCATGTACTGGACGACCTGCCGCATCACGCGGTGCGAACCCGAGCGGGACTTCGCCTTCGTGGTCGAGGTCCCGGGCATGGGCGCCGGGGTGAACACGTGGCGCTACCAGCTCGCCCCGGCCCCGGGCCCCGACGGCACCGACGGCACCGACGTCACCGAGTCGTTCGAGCTCACGCCCTCGCTGTTTCTCAAGATCTACTGGCTGCTGGCCGGGCCGTTCCGCGCGAAGACGAACATCCGCGGGATGACCGAGACGCTTCACCGCATCAAGGCAGTCGCCGAGAAGTCGCCGACGAACTGA
- a CDS encoding VanW family protein, with product MPETSGMSRFLARRITIVVVAAAALLGLGLYAAAYAAAGSDIKKGTTVLGIDIGGLSRAEAESKLAAELPAVISKKVTVRAGEKSFELDTVKSGITVDAAATVAKAGERSLNPGVLFPVLFGAKDRIDPVLAVDDKALTAAVTGIAKKVNQKVREGRVKFTAGEAVAVQPREGRSLLVPETAEALRKAYETGAAEVTAALKTTPPVVGQAEVDRVMNSFAGPAMAGPITVKLDGQNVTLSTAKLDDYLKITPSGPTLNWTVDTDRMVEDLAEENPKLVTPPKDARFTFERNKPKLVPGEDGEKIEAVSFGEQMRAALVAPVPRTVEAQVVPAEPELTTEEAQNLGITEKISSFRTNYPIAPYRVNNIGRAAELINESLVLPGEIWSLNKTVGERTEANGFVKGFIIDKGQFKEDLGGGVSQSATTVFNAVFFAGLKDIEHHTHSLYISRYPAGREATVAWGAKDLRFQNDTPTGILVRATTQPGWIRVTIWGTKYYDKIESVSSDRYNYKQPKTITSAAADCTPQSPVAGFDIDVTRVFYKDGKVVKREKFFTRYIPTDRIICTNPRKD from the coding sequence ATGCCCGAAACCTCGGGTATGTCGCGGTTCCTCGCGCGCCGGATCACGATCGTGGTCGTCGCCGCGGCGGCGCTGCTCGGTCTCGGGCTGTACGCGGCCGCCTACGCGGCGGCGGGCTCGGACATCAAGAAGGGCACCACGGTCCTCGGCATCGACATCGGCGGACTGAGCCGCGCCGAGGCCGAGTCCAAGCTGGCGGCCGAGCTGCCCGCCGTCATCAGCAAGAAGGTGACGGTCCGGGCGGGCGAGAAGTCGTTCGAGCTCGACACCGTGAAGTCCGGGATCACCGTCGACGCCGCTGCCACGGTCGCGAAGGCCGGCGAGCGCAGCCTCAACCCCGGGGTGCTCTTCCCGGTGCTCTTCGGCGCCAAGGACCGCATCGACCCGGTGCTCGCGGTCGACGACAAGGCCCTGACCGCCGCCGTCACGGGCATCGCGAAGAAGGTCAACCAGAAGGTCCGCGAGGGCCGCGTGAAGTTCACCGCCGGCGAGGCCGTCGCCGTGCAGCCGCGCGAGGGGCGCTCGCTGCTGGTCCCCGAGACCGCCGAGGCGCTCCGGAAGGCCTACGAGACCGGCGCGGCCGAGGTCACCGCGGCGCTGAAGACCACGCCGCCGGTCGTCGGCCAGGCCGAGGTCGACCGCGTGATGAACTCCTTCGCGGGGCCGGCGATGGCCGGGCCGATCACCGTCAAACTCGACGGCCAGAACGTCACCTTGAGCACGGCGAAGCTGGACGACTACCTCAAGATCACGCCCTCCGGCCCGACGCTGAACTGGACGGTCGACACCGACCGCATGGTCGAGGACCTCGCCGAGGAGAACCCCAAGCTCGTCACCCCGCCGAAGGACGCGCGCTTCACGTTCGAGCGCAACAAGCCGAAACTGGTGCCGGGCGAGGACGGCGAGAAGATCGAGGCGGTGAGCTTCGGGGAGCAGATGCGGGCCGCGCTGGTCGCGCCGGTGCCCCGCACGGTCGAGGCACAGGTCGTTCCGGCCGAGCCGGAGCTGACGACCGAGGAGGCGCAGAACCTCGGCATCACCGAGAAGATCTCGTCCTTCCGCACGAACTACCCGATCGCGCCGTACCGCGTGAACAACATCGGCCGCGCCGCGGAGCTGATCAACGAATCTCTCGTGCTCCCGGGTGAGATCTGGAGCCTGAACAAGACCGTCGGTGAGCGCACCGAGGCGAACGGCTTCGTCAAGGGCTTCATCATCGACAAGGGCCAGTTCAAGGAGGACCTCGGCGGGGGCGTCTCCCAGTCCGCGACGACCGTCTTCAACGCGGTCTTCTTCGCCGGGCTCAAGGACATCGAGCACCACACCCACAGCCTCTACATCAGCCGGTACCCGGCCGGTCGCGAGGCCACCGTGGCGTGGGGCGCGAAGGACCTCCGCTTCCAGAACGACACCCCGACCGGCATCCTGGTGCGCGCAACGACCCAGCCCGGCTGGATCCGCGTGACGATCTGGGGCACGAAGTACTACGACAAGATCGAGTCGGTCAGCTCCGATCGCTACAACTACAAGCAGCCGAAGACGATCACCTCGGCCGCCGCCGACTGCACGCCGCAGTCACCGGTCGCCGGCTTCGACATCGACGTCACCCGCGTGTTCTACAAGGACGGCAAGGTCGTGAAGCGGGAGAAGTTCTTCACCCGCTACATCCCGACCGACCGAATCATCTGCACCAACCCGCGCAAGGACTGA
- a CDS encoding APC family permease, which yields MDRPLRRTLGTPDAVVLGLGSMVGAGIFVAPAPAAAAAGSGLLLALVLAGAVAYANALSSARLAAVYPTSGGAYVYGRERLGEFWGYLAGWAFVVGKTASCAAMALAVGTYAWPEYATETGVAVVVALTAVNYVGVSRSAALTRVLVTVVVGALLVVVAVALGADAAQSDRLRPGGDTDLRGIAEAAGLLFFAFAGYARIATLGEEVRDPARTIRRAIPLALGLALALYAAVLAAALAVLGPDGLAATEAPLTDTVRAAGADGIVLVVRAAAVLGAAGALLALILGVSRTTLAMARDRHLPHVLSAVHPRFGVPHRAELAVGAVVVVLTLIGEIRDVVAFSSFGVLVYYAIANAAAWTLAPGRARIVPALGFVGCLALALTLPLEAARAGGAALAIGYALFILRGVLAR from the coding sequence GTGGATCGCCCGCTGCGCCGGACGCTCGGCACGCCGGACGCGGTCGTCCTGGGCCTCGGCTCGATGGTCGGGGCGGGCATCTTCGTCGCGCCTGCCCCCGCGGCGGCGGCCGCCGGGTCCGGCCTCCTGCTCGCGCTGGTGCTGGCCGGGGCGGTCGCGTACGCCAACGCGCTCTCCTCCGCCCGCCTCGCGGCGGTGTACCCGACCTCGGGTGGCGCGTACGTCTACGGCCGCGAACGGCTCGGGGAGTTCTGGGGCTACCTCGCCGGGTGGGCGTTCGTCGTGGGCAAGACCGCCTCGTGCGCGGCGATGGCGCTCGCGGTCGGAACCTACGCGTGGCCCGAGTACGCCACCGAGACCGGTGTGGCCGTTGTGGTTGCGCTGACTGCCGTCAACTACGTCGGGGTCTCGCGGTCGGCGGCCCTGACCCGTGTGCTCGTGACGGTTGTCGTCGGGGCGCTGCTGGTCGTGGTGGCGGTCGCGCTCGGCGCCGACGCCGCGCAGTCCGACCGGCTGCGGCCGGGCGGCGACACCGATCTGCGGGGCATCGCCGAGGCCGCCGGGCTGCTGTTCTTCGCGTTCGCCGGCTACGCGCGGATCGCGACGCTCGGCGAGGAGGTACGCGACCCCGCCCGGACGATCCGGCGCGCCATCCCGCTGGCGCTGGGGCTCGCGCTCGCGCTGTACGCCGCCGTGCTCGCGGCGGCGCTCGCGGTGCTCGGACCGGACGGGCTGGCCGCGACCGAGGCGCCGCTGACCGACACCGTGCGCGCCGCGGGCGCGGACGGGATCGTGCTGGTGGTGCGCGCAGCCGCGGTCCTCGGCGCGGCGGGGGCGCTGCTGGCGCTCATCCTGGGCGTCTCACGCACGACGCTGGCGATGGCCCGGGACCGGCACCTGCCGCACGTACTCAGCGCCGTGCACCCGCGCTTCGGCGTCCCGCACCGCGCGGAGCTCGCCGTCGGCGCGGTGGTCGTGGTGCTCACGCTCATTGGGGAGATCCGGGACGTCGTCGCGTTCTCCTCGTTCGGCGTGCTCGTGTACTACGCGATCGCGAACGCCGCCGCCTGGACGCTCGCCCCCGGCCGGGCCCGGATCGTGCCCGCGCTCGGGTTCGTCGGCTGCCTCGCGCTGGCGCTGACGCTGCCGCTGGAGGCGGCCCGCGCCGGGGGCGCCGCGCTGGCGATCGGCTACGCCCTGTTCATCCTGCGTGGGGTACTGGCACGCTGA
- a CDS encoding GlxA family transcriptional regulator — MARRMLLVAHPGALGMELLGVRDILEMANAVVTARGEAAPYQVEVASSDGEPVELWGGLTLSGVRNLAGYRAAVDTLIVLGGPVAADAAAADATLVDGIRRVASRARRVVGICTGAFLLAECGLLDGRRATTHWLYGDSLAERHPAIEVDTEPIFVTDDCVWTSAGVTSGFDLVLALVEADVGVDVARKCAQMMVLYLRRSGTQAQFSAAMTASRSAQRAQRAPVAEIQAYIHDHPTADLSLAALADRVHMSPRHFTRVFTAEVGVSPGRYVERVRLETARALLAESDDSTEAVARAAGFGNYQAMRRAFVSSLGVSPAEYRRRFGAAPDLTIAV, encoded by the coding sequence ATGGCCCGGCGGATGCTGCTCGTCGCGCACCCGGGAGCTCTCGGGATGGAGCTCCTGGGCGTGCGCGACATCCTCGAGATGGCGAACGCGGTGGTCACCGCCCGCGGGGAGGCGGCTCCGTACCAGGTCGAGGTCGCGAGCTCCGACGGCGAACCGGTGGAGCTGTGGGGCGGGCTGACCCTGAGCGGCGTGCGCAACCTCGCCGGCTACCGGGCCGCGGTGGACACGCTGATCGTCCTCGGCGGGCCCGTTGCGGCGGACGCCGCGGCTGCGGATGCCACGCTGGTCGACGGGATCCGACGGGTCGCGTCGCGCGCCCGCCGGGTCGTGGGGATCTGCACCGGCGCGTTTCTCCTCGCCGAGTGCGGTCTGCTCGACGGCCGCCGCGCGACCACCCACTGGCTCTACGGCGACTCGCTCGCCGAGCGGCACCCCGCGATCGAGGTCGACACCGAGCCGATCTTCGTCACCGACGACTGCGTCTGGACCTCCGCCGGGGTGACGTCCGGGTTCGACCTCGTGCTCGCGCTCGTCGAGGCGGACGTCGGTGTCGACGTCGCCCGCAAGTGCGCGCAGATGATGGTGCTCTACCTCCGCCGGTCGGGGACGCAGGCGCAGTTCTCCGCGGCGATGACGGCCTCCCGCTCCGCCCAGCGGGCGCAGCGCGCGCCGGTGGCAGAGATCCAGGCGTACATCCACGACCACCCGACGGCGGACCTCTCGCTCGCCGCCCTCGCCGACCGGGTCCACATGAGTCCCCGTCACTTCACCCGCGTCTTCACCGCGGAGGTCGGGGTCTCCCCCGGCCGGTACGTGGAGCGGGTCCGGCTCGAGACGGCCCGCGCCCTGCTGGCCGAGAGCGACGACTCCACCGAGGCCGTCGCCCGCGCCGCCGGGTTCGGCAATTACCAGGCCATGCGCCGGGCGTTCGTCTCCTCGCTCGGCGTCTCCCCCGCCGAGTACCGCCGCCGCTTCGGCGCCGCCCCCGACCTCACCATCGCCGTCTGA
- the recD gene encoding exodeoxyribonuclease V subunit alpha: MTVDVGALGAYLPERARHATGVLGQFNAAGVLAAADVHVAQTLGRLGGETDEAVLLAAALTVRGTRSGSVVLDLAAAAETIVPEALEAAGFEAAGGNADADAPDPAALPWPEPAEWIARCAASPLCGGEDDPAGPPLRLVGGSMWLDRYFGQERFVAAALLERASEGGPPVDSVRLAAALDRLFPAAEDADQRAAAASAALSLLTVVAGGPGTGKTTTVARLLAALADQPGPRPRIALATPTGKAAVRLEEAVRAALAQLDPADADRVGDVTASTIHRLLGSRPGTRSRFAHDRENRLPHDVVILDETSMVSLTLMARVLEAVRPTARLILVGDPDQLASVEAGAVLGDIVGRSGAGPSRLATHVVTLQRSRRFADAGPIARLAAAVRDGHGEEVLTLLRSGEPGLEFVEVADDVLIADDAVAGLRADVVAAGTDMEAAARAGDVPGALDALERHRLLCAHHLGPRGVRLWTDRVAAWLGAPTAFRADRRYVGEPLLVTANDRDAKLFNGDTGVVVDCDGEPMAAFRRGGAPQLVPLGRLPEVRPVHAMTVHKSQGSEFVGVTLMLPSATSPLATRQTLYTAITRAAAGVRVIGSEDAVLRSVGRPAARASGLGERLRTSD; the protein is encoded by the coding sequence GTGACCGTCGACGTCGGCGCCCTGGGCGCGTACCTGCCGGAGCGGGCCCGCCACGCCACCGGCGTGCTCGGGCAGTTCAACGCGGCCGGCGTGCTCGCCGCGGCCGACGTGCACGTCGCGCAGACGCTCGGCCGCCTCGGGGGCGAGACCGACGAGGCGGTGCTGCTCGCCGCCGCCCTCACGGTCCGCGGTACGCGGTCCGGCTCCGTGGTCCTCGACCTCGCGGCGGCGGCCGAGACGATCGTGCCGGAGGCGCTGGAGGCCGCGGGCTTCGAGGCCGCGGGCGGCAACGCCGACGCCGACGCGCCCGACCCCGCGGCGCTGCCGTGGCCCGAGCCGGCTGAGTGGATCGCGCGGTGCGCGGCGAGCCCGCTGTGCGGGGGCGAGGACGACCCCGCCGGACCGCCGCTGCGCCTGGTCGGCGGCTCGATGTGGCTGGACCGCTACTTCGGCCAGGAGCGGTTCGTCGCCGCGGCGCTGCTGGAACGTGCGAGCGAAGGGGGCCCGCCGGTCGACTCGGTCCGCCTGGCCGCCGCGCTCGACCGGCTGTTCCCCGCCGCCGAGGACGCGGACCAGCGGGCCGCCGCCGCGAGCGCGGCGCTGTCGCTGCTCACCGTCGTCGCCGGTGGACCGGGCACCGGCAAGACCACGACGGTCGCGCGGCTGCTCGCGGCCCTGGCCGACCAGCCCGGTCCCCGGCCGCGGATCGCGCTGGCGACGCCGACGGGCAAGGCGGCGGTCCGGCTCGAGGAGGCCGTTCGTGCCGCCCTCGCCCAACTCGACCCGGCGGACGCGGACCGGGTCGGGGACGTCACGGCGTCGACCATCCACCGGCTGCTCGGCAGCCGGCCCGGCACGCGCAGCCGGTTCGCGCACGACCGCGAGAACCGGCTCCCCCACGACGTCGTCATCCTCGACGAGACCTCGATGGTGTCGCTGACGCTGATGGCGCGGGTGCTCGAGGCCGTCCGGCCCACGGCGCGGCTGATCCTGGTCGGCGACCCGGACCAGCTCGCCTCGGTCGAGGCGGGCGCGGTGCTCGGCGACATCGTCGGCCGCTCCGGAGCGGGCCCGTCCCGGCTGGCCACGCACGTCGTGACGCTGCAGCGCTCGCGCCGGTTCGCCGACGCCGGGCCGATCGCGCGGCTCGCCGCCGCGGTGCGCGACGGCCACGGCGAGGAGGTCCTCACCCTGCTGCGCTCCGGCGAACCCGGGCTGGAGTTCGTCGAGGTCGCGGACGACGTCCTGATCGCCGACGACGCCGTGGCCGGGCTCCGCGCCGACGTCGTCGCGGCAGGGACGGACATGGAGGCCGCCGCCCGGGCCGGCGACGTTCCCGGCGCGCTGGACGCCCTGGAACGGCACCGCCTGCTGTGCGCGCACCACCTCGGTCCCCGCGGGGTGCGCTTGTGGACCGACCGCGTCGCCGCGTGGCTCGGCGCTCCGACCGCCTTCCGCGCCGACCGTCGCTACGTCGGCGAGCCGCTGCTGGTCACCGCCAACGACCGCGACGCGAAGCTGTTCAACGGCGACACCGGCGTCGTCGTCGACTGCGACGGCGAACCCATGGCCGCGTTCCGCCGCGGCGGGGCCCCGCAGCTCGTGCCGCTCGGGCGGCTGCCCGAGGTGCGGCCCGTCCACGCGATGACCGTCCACAAGAGCCAGGGCAGCGAGTTCGTCGGTGTGACGCTGATGCTGCCGTCGGCCACGTCCCCGCTGGCCACCCGGCAGACCCTGTACACCGCGATCACCCGCGCCGCCGCCGGCGTCCGCGTGATCGGGTCGGAGGACGCCGTCCTCCGCTCCGTCGGCCGCCCCGCCGCCCGGGCCAGCGGCCTCGGGGAACGGTTGCGGACGTCGGACTGA
- a CDS encoding DJ-1/PfpI family protein, with amino-acid sequence MTRIGVYIWPRMTMLDVFGPHQFLGLVPGWELVTVARTTDPVVTDTGVRVLPDHDLTSCPELDILLVGGGADPSPQLRDPDVIAWVAKKGAEVQWVTSVCNGALILAEAGLLDGYRATTHWGNLPDLATYSEVEVVTDQRVVRDRNRITAGGVTSGIDFGLTLISEIAGPDVAAALQLVCEYDPHPPTPYGHPRNSPPELLSAVGEMLGPLRTDLDAFYAAKASA; translated from the coding sequence ATGACCCGGATCGGCGTCTACATCTGGCCGAGGATGACGATGCTCGACGTGTTCGGGCCCCACCAGTTCCTCGGGCTCGTCCCCGGTTGGGAACTGGTGACGGTCGCCCGCACCACCGACCCCGTCGTCACGGACACCGGGGTGCGGGTCCTGCCCGACCACGACCTGACGTCGTGCCCCGAACTCGACATCCTGCTCGTGGGTGGCGGCGCGGACCCGTCCCCGCAGCTGCGCGACCCCGACGTCATCGCCTGGGTTGCCAAGAAGGGCGCCGAGGTGCAATGGGTGACCTCGGTGTGCAACGGCGCGCTGATCCTCGCCGAGGCCGGGCTGCTGGACGGCTACCGGGCGACCACCCACTGGGGGAACCTCCCGGACCTCGCGACGTACTCCGAGGTCGAGGTCGTCACCGACCAGCGGGTCGTCCGCGACCGCAACCGGATCACCGCCGGCGGCGTCACGTCGGGCATCGACTTCGGGCTGACGCTGATCAGCGAGATCGCCGGCCCCGACGTGGCCGCGGCACTGCAGCTCGTCTGCGAGTACGACCCGCACCCGCCCACGCCGTACGGCCACCCGCGGAACTCGCCGCCGGAGCTTCTCAGCGCCGTCGGCGAGATGCTGGGCCCGCTGCGGACCGACCTCGACGCCTTCTACGCCGCGAAGGCTTCGGCCTGA
- a CDS encoding glutathione S-transferase family protein encodes MAYVTDSDFERDTTYIPDRITRDGTTPDGRPGWPVEPGRYRLIVARACPWANRSIIVRRLLGLEDVLSMGIAGPEHDERSWTFTEDPGGRDPVLGIERLQEAYFARDPNYDRGITVPAIVEIATGKVVTNDFPQMTLDLSTEWREHHRPGAPDLYPADRADEIDEVMQWIYTEVNNGVYRCGFAGTQDAYEKAYDRLFTALDRLTDRLRDQRYLVGDTITEADIRLFTTLARFDAVYHGHFKCNRSKLSEMPVLWAYARDLFTTPGFGDTTDFDHIKRHYYRVHTDINPTQIVPAGPDLSGWLEPHGREQLGGRPFGDGTPPGPPPADEQVPPEHRALAA; translated from the coding sequence ATGGCCTACGTGACCGATTCCGACTTCGAGCGCGACACCACCTACATCCCCGACCGGATCACCCGGGACGGGACTACCCCCGACGGGCGGCCGGGCTGGCCGGTGGAGCCGGGCCGGTACCGGCTGATCGTCGCGCGGGCGTGCCCGTGGGCGAACCGGTCGATCATCGTGCGCCGCCTGCTCGGGCTGGAGGACGTCCTCTCGATGGGCATCGCCGGCCCCGAGCACGACGAGCGCAGCTGGACGTTCACCGAGGACCCGGGCGGCCGCGACCCGGTCCTCGGGATCGAGCGCCTGCAGGAGGCGTACTTCGCGCGCGACCCGAACTACGACCGCGGCATCACCGTCCCGGCGATCGTCGAGATCGCGACCGGGAAGGTCGTCACCAACGACTTCCCCCAGATGACGCTCGACCTGTCGACCGAGTGGCGCGAGCACCACCGCCCCGGTGCTCCCGACCTGTATCCCGCGGACCGCGCCGACGAGATCGACGAGGTCATGCAGTGGATCTACACCGAGGTGAACAACGGGGTGTACCGCTGCGGCTTCGCCGGGACGCAGGACGCGTACGAGAAGGCCTACGACCGGCTGTTCACCGCGCTGGACCGCCTGACCGACCGCCTGCGCGACCAGCGCTACCTCGTCGGGGACACGATCACCGAGGCCGACATCCGCCTGTTCACGACGCTCGCCCGGTTCGACGCCGTCTACCACGGCCACTTCAAGTGCAACCGGTCCAAGCTGTCGGAGATGCCGGTGCTGTGGGCCTACGCCCGGGACCTGTTCACCACCCCGGGCTTCGGCGACACCACCGACTTCGACCACATCAAGCGGCACTACTACCGCGTCCACACCGACATCAACCCGACGCAGATCGTCCCCGCCGGCCCGGACCTCTCCGGCTGGCTGGAGCCGCACGGTCGCGAACAGCTCGGCGGCCGCCCCTTCGGCGACGGCACCCCGCCCGGTCCCCCGCCCGCCGACGAGCAGGTCCCGCCCGAGCACCGCGCCCTGGCGGCCTGA